Proteins from a genomic interval of Parvivirga hydrogeniphila:
- the rpiB gene encoding ribose 5-phosphate isomerase B: MRIFIGSDHAGFALKEHVKSYLERSGHDVVDVGTHSDESVDYPDYALAVARAVASGEADLGVLVCGTGLGMEIAANKVRGVRAVQVMDPELAVMARKHNDANVLTLAGRHTDPQTAERIVDAFVSTAFEGGRHERRVGKIAAIEQQYRPGSADRKES, translated from the coding sequence ATGCGCATCTTCATCGGGAGCGACCACGCCGGTTTCGCGCTCAAAGAGCACGTGAAGTCGTATCTGGAACGCTCCGGTCACGACGTGGTGGACGTCGGCACGCACTCCGACGAGTCAGTGGACTATCCGGACTACGCGCTTGCGGTCGCGCGCGCCGTCGCGTCGGGCGAGGCCGACCTCGGCGTGCTGGTGTGCGGCACCGGCCTCGGGATGGAGATCGCGGCCAACAAGGTGCGAGGCGTGCGCGCCGTGCAGGTCATGGACCCGGAGCTTGCGGTCATGGCGCGCAAGCACAACGACGCGAACGTGCTCACGCTCGCGGGCAGGCACACGGACCCTCAGACGGCCGAGCGCATCGTCGACGCCTTCGTGAGCACCGCGTTCGAGGGCGGCCGGCACGAGCGCCGCGTCGGCAAGATCGCAGCGATAGAGCAGCAGTACCGGCCTGGCAGCGCGGACAGAAAGGAATCGTGA
- a CDS encoding serine hydroxymethyltransferase translates to MALEHLRQTDPEIAAAIDAELERQRNTIELIASENFVSMAVLEAAGTVLTNKYAEGLPGKRYYGGCEKVDIVEDLARERAKRLFGAEHANVQPHAGAQANMAVFFAALTPGDTVLGMSLAMGGHLTHGSPVNFSGKWFKVVPYGLDPETETIDYDEVERLAKEHRPKLIIAGASAYPRIIDFERFAAIAREVGAYLMVDMAHIAGLVATGAHPSPVPHADFVTSTSHKTLRGPRSGFVLCKAEHAAALDKAVFPGLQGGPLEHIIAAKAVAFYEAMQPEFAEYIDRVVANARAMGEAMVEAGLRLVSGGTDNHLMLVDLRSAGITGKDAQNLLETVGITVNKNAIPNDPESPFVTSGIRVGSPAMTTRGFSEDDARLVGRLIAETLYHRDEPKTLERIAGQVRELLAAHPLYPEL, encoded by the coding sequence ATGGCTTTGGAGCACCTGCGGCAGACCGACCCCGAAATCGCAGCAGCGATCGACGCAGAGCTCGAGCGGCAGCGCAACACGATCGAGCTCATCGCGAGCGAGAACTTCGTGTCGATGGCCGTGCTCGAAGCGGCCGGGACGGTCCTGACGAACAAGTACGCCGAAGGGCTTCCAGGCAAGCGGTACTACGGCGGATGCGAGAAGGTCGACATCGTCGAGGACCTCGCTCGGGAGCGCGCCAAGCGCTTGTTCGGCGCCGAGCACGCGAACGTGCAGCCGCACGCTGGCGCGCAGGCGAACATGGCCGTGTTCTTCGCAGCGCTCACGCCAGGCGACACGGTGCTCGGCATGAGCCTCGCGATGGGCGGACACCTCACGCACGGCTCGCCCGTGAACTTCTCAGGCAAGTGGTTCAAGGTGGTGCCGTACGGCCTGGATCCCGAGACCGAGACGATCGACTACGACGAGGTCGAGCGGCTCGCCAAGGAGCACCGGCCGAAGCTCATCATCGCCGGTGCGAGCGCGTACCCCCGCATCATCGACTTCGAGCGCTTCGCGGCGATCGCGCGCGAGGTGGGAGCGTACCTCATGGTCGACATGGCCCACATCGCCGGGCTCGTCGCCACCGGTGCGCACCCGTCGCCCGTCCCGCACGCGGACTTCGTCACCTCCACGAGCCATAAGACGCTCCGCGGGCCGCGCTCCGGCTTCGTGCTGTGCAAGGCCGAGCACGCCGCGGCGCTGGACAAGGCGGTGTTCCCGGGGCTGCAAGGCGGACCGCTCGAGCACATCATCGCGGCGAAGGCGGTGGCGTTTTACGAGGCGATGCAGCCTGAGTTCGCGGAGTACATCGACCGCGTGGTTGCGAACGCCCGCGCGATGGGCGAGGCGATGGTGGAGGCGGGTCTGAGGCTGGTGTCGGGAGGCACCGACAACCACCTCATGCTCGTCGACCTCAGGTCTGCGGGCATCACGGGCAAGGACGCGCAGAACCTGCTCGAGACGGTCGGCATCACGGTCAATAAGAACGCCATCCCCAACGACCCGGAAAGCCCGTTCGTCACGAGCGGCATCCGCGTCGGATCGCCGGCCATGACGACGCGCGGATTCTCCGAAGACGACGCCAGGTTGGTCGGCCGGCTCATCGCGGAGACGCTGTACCACCGCGACGAGCCGAAGACCCTCGAGCGCATCGCGGGGCAGGTCCGCGAGCTGCTCGCTGCGCACCCGCTGTACCCCGAGCTGTGA